The window GGTTATCAGTCAGCAGCGAAGGAAAACATGCTATTTTGATTTGTCTTCCTACCCATACTCCTCCTGGAAGTTTCTCTCCATGCTCCAGGTAGGTACCTCAACTAAAATTCTATCATGTTTGCCAGCCTGTTAGGATAGAGGCTTTTGCAATGGAATAAAAGACCCATGAGAAATGCTTCTGCACATGTCAAGTGAATGTGGAGATCTTAATTATCATAACCTGAGGGCATGTGTAAAAAAGTGAGAAATTAGATGCACTTTaattatatatttcttattttttcctttcttcctacaAGAATTAGCACCAGATACTGCAAAAATGAAATAGTCTTTGCCAACTAAGAGCTCGCAGTCTAAAAGGGAAGATGGATAATATAAAAAGACAATTACAGTTCAATTACTGGGTATTACAGGAGCATATAGGATAGGATACCAGCAAGAAATAGAGGCCACACCCAAAAGGGGTGAATGAAGAAAATTTAATGAAGGGACTATTTAGAAAGGAGCGCCTGGTTATGATAAAGCACCCCAGGGCTTGCAATAGTAGGAAACTGCTGCCACTTCTAAGCTTGAAGGGACAGGACAAGGGTGGAATTAATGGAACCCAGTAAGAACTGGAGCTGTAGCAGAGGGCTACCAGAAAGGAGCTGTGGCTTAAATGGAGGAAGGCAGCCACTGCCACCTGCAGCCCAGCAAAGAGGGAACAGGTGGGAAAAAGACCCCACTTTCTGATCTGCTGGTAACTTCTATTGGCCAAACCGCACAGAAGCCCAAGAGGAACCAGTCCTGTTCACGCAGTCCACAGAGGTCAACCACTTGGATCACAGAGTAGGGTGGAAAATACCAGTGAGAGGTCCTGGGGGGTGTTCAAACAGACGTTAGCCTGCACATTTAGGAAAAGAGGGAACTTAGTCTAGAAGcatgggcagagagagagagggtaagTCTTCCAACGGAAAGGAAATCCAGGTTGTCTACATGGAGGAGGGGTTTTCTGGGCAGAAGGGTAATGGTGTGCAAAGCACAGGCATACAAGAGGCAAGATGTATTCAGGAAACTACAAGAAATCTGGTGTGGCTGtaattagaaaacaaaaggagaatggtcagagatgaggctggaggcTTGCAGAGGAGGATAGGGCTCTGGTCATGAGAGCCTTGTGTGTTATGTTGAGTTTGAAAAACAATGGGGAGGAAGAAGCTGACGAGAAGAGATTTGTATATTACAAAGATTACTCAATCAGGATTGCAATCAATGAATTAAAGAGCAGTAAGAATACTCTAACAGTCCAGGTGAGTGGCGATGGGGCATGAACCAAGCGGAGGTCTTGCAAATGTAGAAGAGGATTCAGGTTTGAGACATAAGAAGGTGAAAGGGCTTTGTTACCAATTGAGTGATGATgataaaggaaaaatgagaagTATTGGGTTAAGGTATTCCTCATCAAAAGAGGAAGAGTGGATTTAGGGCACGGTTTTGCAACCTGGGCACTATCACATTTCGGGGCTGTATAATTATTTATTGTGGGGAGCTGTCCTATGCATTGTAGAgtgcttagcagcatccctggtctctacccaccaGATGACAGTagtacccccccccccactcacacacacacactcttccacaatcaaaaatgtttctagacattgccagatgtcctcTGGGGGAAGGGAGCAAAATTGCCCCCATTTGAGAAACACTTAATTTGGAGGAAAATGGGTTCAATTCTGGCAGATTGAGTTTAAGATCCCAGTGAGACATTTGTGGGGAGAGGTCAATTAGCATTTGGGCTTATGGATTTGGATCCCAAAATGATGATCTGGGCTGGTGAGTCATGTTTAGGAATTATCAGCACATACCTGACGTTTAACATGATGGCCTAAACCATAAATACAATACATGTTTACCACACTATAATTACTAAAACTCCTCTCTTCAGTAAAATGCTCCCATCTGCCTTTCTTGCTTTTCAACTTTTATGTTAAGCTGtgtaggcaaaaaagaaaaaagcaatcaaaTAGCATTGGATTGAGCTATTCTGAGTTTAAGGGATGGGAGTCTTGAGATCATGAATATTTGAAATTCATTGCGGCTCATAATCTTCTTGTCTTTGCCTCTACTAAGGCCTTTATATTGCTATAACATCTTTTTTTAGGCCCCCTTTTGTTGGGGTTTAGTTTGAGAGATCTGGAATTCTTAGCACTTTTATAGCCTTTTATAACATGTTATAAAACTCTTTTGTAACATGATGCTGCATGATGTAGAGGCTATATCCTTGACACTGAGAAGTGGAGTGAACCCTCAGTTATTGATTTGGTAATTTCTAAGAGGTCAAGAGCCTACAACACGAGTATAAAGGTACCTAGTGAGACCTCCAGGGTCAAACATCTTCAAAGTCACATGTGCAGGCTCATCTCTCCCAACCTGACTGATGACTTTTCCGTATTATGTAGTTGAGCCAGGAAGGACATTGAAGAGAATATTTCTGCCTTTCAAAGTTACTACTTGTGATATGAAATTGCCCACTCTCAGATGCCATGTGCTCCACTGATGTCAGTCAAGTTCCTAGGACTCAACAGACCAGAATAATCTGCATCCTGCCTCCAGCCCAGTCATCCCATACAGTTATCCAACAATATTTATCGAGCACCTATTATGTAACAGGCCAGTACTAGATGCAAAGAATATATCAGTGACCAGAACAGAGAAAACTGTCTTCAAGGACCTTCCCTTCTAGTGAGGCAGGACCTGGCTCCTCTTAGAAAGAAGTGGACATGGGAGAGAGGACCCAGTAGTGGGAACCCTCAAATTCACCTCCATTGCTCCCCAACATATAAGGCCCAAGGTAACTCCACCTGTTTAATTCATACATTTTGAGCTAATCTTTGAGACAATCACGGATATAATGGTAACCCTTTAAATGGAACAATTGCAGATGTTCAGAATGGTACCTGAATCTATTGTAGTCTGCAAGCTAGgttaccttaactaaaataaagtGCAGCTGTTGGAAAAATTCTGCTTATCTTCTGACAACCCATTTGGGCCTCACAGAGGCTTACATTATTCACCATGATTACGTAAAGGATTATGTTTGCTCCCCCGTTCTGAATCTGGTGATGTGGTGGAAATTTTTATGTGAGGTTTTAAAACCCACATATCCTTCAGATTCATATCCCTTTACCTCATCACAGAATTGACACTGGGACTGAGGGATGGTCACGGTAGAAGCTTCCATTTTGCTGGGCAAACATACCCAGAACCAGGGTTAAAACCCCCATTCTCAGGCTTTAAGGATCAGAAATTAAGCAGCAGGATACTGTgattagagataaaaattttaaatccagtatgagaaaaaataaagcatctTTCCCTTCTCTGTCACCCATCTGACCTTTTCTTCATTCAAAAAGACAGTTTAAGAGAAACaccattttcttatttccttcttcaTCAGCCTCAGCTTCACCAATCTCTGCTGCTCCTTGTCTCTGAAGCAATTCACTGGACATTTTAAATCCCAGCTCCCTCTTGCTGTCTGAGATGTTTTCGGGGCTCAGCACCATGTTCCTTCTAAAAACAATATTTCCTAGGCCTGTATGGTTGATGGGCATAGAATATCTCCCAGAGGAGACCTTGAGATTCTTTCTTAGGCAACTCCAGAACCCTAGAAACCCTTCCCAGTGGTCTGGCATTAGGTAGAGAAGGGGTGTTTTCTGAAGTACTTCCATTGGGTCACACCATCACCCAACTGCTCCAGGCTCACTCCCGTTGGCCCAACACTCTCCATCAGAGGCTGGTGTCGACCAGTTGCCCTGGTTGCTGTAGCACCTGCTTCCTTCTATCTATGGCATTAAGAACTTTCTTCCTGGGACCCAGCTGCATTTGTATGCTCCGAAGATCCTCATCTGAGCAAAGCAACAGAGCTTCTAGATCAATCTGCTCTCTCACAAAAATAGGAATGAACTCCTCCAGGTGATGGGACTGCAAGAACACTTCTAGGGGAGTAGCATCAACCATGTCTTCCTCCCACTCCACTTCATCCTCACCCCAAGGCAGGTCATCTCCATGGccattttcctctccctcttcatCAGCCTCAGCTTCACCAATCTCTGCTGCTCCTTGTCGCTGAAGCAATTCACTGGACATTTTAAATCCCAGATCCCTCTTGCTGTCTGAGATGTCTTCAGGGCTCAGCACCATGTTTCTTCTAAAAACGATATTTCCTAGGCCTGGACGGTTGAGAATGGATTCATGTTGCACACAGTTATCCTCCTCTCCTGAGAACTGGAGCTTCTCATGGAAGGCCCCCGAGAATgggtcttcctcctcctctctgaaCACTTCCATCACATTCCTCTGCCCACTTCTGCCCTCCTTCCCCACCTGCTCTGCTGTATCTTTGTTCTTCTTGAACTTTAGCTTGAAGGTGTCTTTAATACCCTTGGACAATGACCCAAATGTGGTGGAAGCAGAAGCATTGGAAAAGGGACCCTTGGACGAAGAAAGAGTCCCAGATTCCTCCTTGCCATAGG of the Choloepus didactylus isolate mChoDid1 chromosome 21, mChoDid1.pri, whole genome shotgun sequence genome contains:
- the ANKS4B gene encoding ankyrin repeat and SAM domain-containing protein 4B, translated to MSTRYHQAASDSYLELLKEATKRDLNLSDEDGMTPTLLAAYHGNLEALEIICSRGGDPDRCDIWGNTPLHYASSNGHAHCVSFLVNFGANIFALDNNLQSPLDAAASREQKECVALLDKAATSQNIMNPKKVSRLKEQAQKNARRQIRECERLQEKHQNKMDRTYGKEESGTLSSSKGPFSNASASTTFGSLSKGIKDTFKLKFKKNKDTAEQVGKEGRSGQRNVMEVFREEEEDPFSGAFHEKLQFSGEEDNCVQHESILNRPGLGNIVFRRNMVLSPEDISDSKRDLGFKMSSELLQRQGAAEIGEAEADEEGEENGHGDDLPWGEDEVEWEEDMVDATPLEVFLQSHHLEEFIPIFVREQIDLEALLLCSDEDLRSIQMQLGPRKKVLNAIDRRKQVLQQPGQLVDTSL